A window from Peromyscus eremicus chromosome 1, PerEre_H2_v1, whole genome shotgun sequence encodes these proteins:
- the Ctsf gene encoding cathepsin F isoform X2, producing the protein MAPLLQLLWLLALLQTVALVPVPAKPRADDEQAWDLSPPELLAPARFALDMYNYGRAAGMRAVLGAVRGRVRRVGRGSLFSLEATMEEPPCNDPLVCLLPVTKKTMLCSFEVLDELGKHMLLRRDCGPVNTKATEYGNETFSSFLPMLNKDPLPQDFSVKMATVFEDFMNTYNRTYESKEEAQWRLTVFTRNMMRAQKIQALDRGTAQYGITKFSDLTEEEFYTIYLNPLLQKEPGRKMSLAKPVDDLAPPEWDWRKKGAVTEVKDQGMCGSCWAFSVTGNVEGQWFLNQGTLLSLSEQELLDCDKMDKACLGGLPSSAYTAIKNLGGLETEDDYSYQGHVQTCSFSAQRAKVYINDSVELSKNENKMAAWLAQKGPISVAINAFGMQFYRHGIAHPLRPLCSPWLIDHAVLLVGYGNRSNTPYWIIKNSWGSNWGEEGYYYLYRGSGACGVNTMASSAVVN; encoded by the exons ATGGCGCCGCTGCTGCAGCTGCTATGGCTGCTGGCGCTGCTCCAGACCGTGGCCCTGGTCCCGGTCCCCGCCAAGCCCCGGGCCGACGACGAGCAGGCCTGGGATCTGTCGCCCCCGGAGCTGCTGGCGCCCGCCCGCTTCGCGCTGGACATGTACAATTACGGCCGTGCTGCGGGGATGAGAGCCGTGCTGGGGGCCGTACGCGGGCGCGTCCGCCGG GTGGGTCGGGGCTCTCTGTTCTCCCTGGAAGCCACAATGGAGGAGCCACCTTGCAATGATCCGCTGGTGTGCCTGCTCCCCGTGACCAAGAAAACCATG ctctgcagcttcgaAGTCCTGGATGAGCTAGGAAAACACATGCTGCTGAGGAGGGACTGTGGCCCAGTGAATACGAAGGCTACAG AGTATGGAAATGAGACTTTCAGCTCATTCCTTCCGATGCTGAACAAGGATCCCCTCCCCCAG GACTTTTCTGTAAAGATGGCCACAGTCTTCGAGGACTTCATGAATACCTATAACCGCACTTACGAATCAAAGGAAG AAGCCCAGTGGCGCTTGACTGTCTTTACCAGAAACATGATGCGAGCACAGAAGATTCAGGCCCTGGACCGTGGCACAGCTCAGTATGGGATCACCAAGTTCAGTGACCTCACAG AGGAGGAATTCTACACCATCTACCTGAATCCCCTTTTACAAAAGGAGCCTGGCAGGAAGATGAGTCTAGCCAAGCCCGTAGATGATCTCGCCCCGCCCGAATGGgactggaggaagaaaggagctgTCACTGAAGTGAAGGACCAG GGCATGTGTGGCTCCTGCTGGGCCTTCTCGGTCACAGGCAATGTGGAGGGCCAGTGGTTCCTGAACCAGGGGACTCTGCTCTCCCTGTCAGAGCAGG AGCTCTTGGATTGTGACAAGATGGACAAGGCCTGCTTGGGTGGATTGCCCTCCAGTGCCTACACAGCCATAAAGAATTTGG GAGGGCTAGAGACAGAGGATGACTACAGCTACCAGGGCCATGTTCAGACCTGCAGCTTCTCGGCACAGAGAGCAAAAGTCTACATCAATGATTCAGTGGAGCTGAGCAAGAATGAGAACA AGATGGCAGCCTGGCTGGCTCAGAAAGGACCGATCTCAGTCGCCATTAATGCCTTTGGCATGCAG TTCTATCGCCATGGGATCGCTCACCCTCTCCGGCCCCTCTGCAGCCCCTGGCTCATCGACCATGCTGTGTTGCTGGTGGGCTATGGCAACC GCTCCAACACTCCTTATTGGATCATCAAGAACAGCTGGGGCAGTAACTGGGGTGAGGAG GGTTACTACTACTTGTATCGTGGGTCTGGAGCCTGCGGTGTGAATACCATGGCCAGCTCAGCAGTGGTGAACTGA
- the Ctsf gene encoding cathepsin F isoform X1, which produces MAPLLQLLWLLALLQTVALVPVPAKPRADDEQAWDLSPPELLAPARFALDMYNYGRAAGMRAVLGAVRGRVRRVGRGSLFSLEATMEEPPCNDPLVCLLPVTKKTMLCSFEVLDELGKHMLLRRDCGPVNTKATEYGNETFSSFLPMLNKDPLPQDFSVKMATVFEDFMNTYNRTYESKEEAQWRLTVFTRNMMRAQKIQALDRGTAQYGITKFSDLTGGDEEEFYTIYLNPLLQKEPGRKMSLAKPVDDLAPPEWDWRKKGAVTEVKDQGMCGSCWAFSVTGNVEGQWFLNQGTLLSLSEQELLDCDKMDKACLGGLPSSAYTAIKNLGGLETEDDYSYQGHVQTCSFSAQRAKVYINDSVELSKNENKMAAWLAQKGPISVAINAFGMQFYRHGIAHPLRPLCSPWLIDHAVLLVGYGNRSNTPYWIIKNSWGSNWGEEGYYYLYRGSGACGVNTMASSAVVN; this is translated from the exons ATGGCGCCGCTGCTGCAGCTGCTATGGCTGCTGGCGCTGCTCCAGACCGTGGCCCTGGTCCCGGTCCCCGCCAAGCCCCGGGCCGACGACGAGCAGGCCTGGGATCTGTCGCCCCCGGAGCTGCTGGCGCCCGCCCGCTTCGCGCTGGACATGTACAATTACGGCCGTGCTGCGGGGATGAGAGCCGTGCTGGGGGCCGTACGCGGGCGCGTCCGCCGG GTGGGTCGGGGCTCTCTGTTCTCCCTGGAAGCCACAATGGAGGAGCCACCTTGCAATGATCCGCTGGTGTGCCTGCTCCCCGTGACCAAGAAAACCATG ctctgcagcttcgaAGTCCTGGATGAGCTAGGAAAACACATGCTGCTGAGGAGGGACTGTGGCCCAGTGAATACGAAGGCTACAG AGTATGGAAATGAGACTTTCAGCTCATTCCTTCCGATGCTGAACAAGGATCCCCTCCCCCAG GACTTTTCTGTAAAGATGGCCACAGTCTTCGAGGACTTCATGAATACCTATAACCGCACTTACGAATCAAAGGAAG AAGCCCAGTGGCGCTTGACTGTCTTTACCAGAAACATGATGCGAGCACAGAAGATTCAGGCCCTGGACCGTGGCACAGCTCAGTATGGGATCACCAAGTTCAGTGACCTCACAGGTGGGGACG AGGAGGAATTCTACACCATCTACCTGAATCCCCTTTTACAAAAGGAGCCTGGCAGGAAGATGAGTCTAGCCAAGCCCGTAGATGATCTCGCCCCGCCCGAATGGgactggaggaagaaaggagctgTCACTGAAGTGAAGGACCAG GGCATGTGTGGCTCCTGCTGGGCCTTCTCGGTCACAGGCAATGTGGAGGGCCAGTGGTTCCTGAACCAGGGGACTCTGCTCTCCCTGTCAGAGCAGG AGCTCTTGGATTGTGACAAGATGGACAAGGCCTGCTTGGGTGGATTGCCCTCCAGTGCCTACACAGCCATAAAGAATTTGG GAGGGCTAGAGACAGAGGATGACTACAGCTACCAGGGCCATGTTCAGACCTGCAGCTTCTCGGCACAGAGAGCAAAAGTCTACATCAATGATTCAGTGGAGCTGAGCAAGAATGAGAACA AGATGGCAGCCTGGCTGGCTCAGAAAGGACCGATCTCAGTCGCCATTAATGCCTTTGGCATGCAG TTCTATCGCCATGGGATCGCTCACCCTCTCCGGCCCCTCTGCAGCCCCTGGCTCATCGACCATGCTGTGTTGCTGGTGGGCTATGGCAACC GCTCCAACACTCCTTATTGGATCATCAAGAACAGCTGGGGCAGTAACTGGGGTGAGGAG GGTTACTACTACTTGTATCGTGGGTCTGGAGCCTGCGGTGTGAATACCATGGCCAGCTCAGCAGTGGTGAACTGA